In a genomic window of Streptomyces sp. NBC_01231:
- a CDS encoding ATP-binding protein has protein sequence MTTPYTDTPDTIRSGEGTDPAHPLLVRLAGLRERVGALVEQRSADDPTAGDPLRGLYLSEEAVRHLLHAAPAAPSVDSADSADSTGSTGSTGSTDGAAVALGPGDRLAALAARTDLTELDIAILLVALAPDLDRTFEPLYGYLNDDVSRRRATTGLALDLCATPVHLAAARARFHPSAPLRALGLLDVEEPERPFLSRSLRVPDRLIAHLLGDDTPDPALHAHLSPMAEPLPVDDDFVHRLAARLRIGPLTAYLREHREGDGLAAIGAALRAAGLDALHFSGPEDLVPDLLREARLGGGAVVLSGLPDRPGPLVRALAAATDVTVLLTDPHPYDPQWSGRDPLVLEAPRRGAGGTTAWSAALGPDTTGFDLAATVAPYRLGGDRVARAARSARALAAFEGTPLTAAHVRLAARQQSASGLERHARRIRPEVGWEDLVLPDRPLTQLRELALRARHRDRVLGDWRLSAGGGRGRGVLGLFAGESGTGKTLSAEVVAAELGLDLYVVQLSSVVDKYVGETEKNLERIFTEADRTDAVLLFDEADAVFGKRSEVKDAHDKYANMESAYLLQRLESFDGIALLTTNLRANIDEAFTRRLDLVVDFPFPDPEQRLALWRHGLAHVPCAAGIDTAPLAKDFELAGGSIRSAVVTAAYLAAGRDEPVGADDLLEGARREYRKAGRLVPGEANW, from the coding sequence ATGACCACTCCGTACACCGACACCCCGGACACCATCAGGTCCGGGGAGGGCACCGACCCCGCCCACCCGCTGCTCGTACGGCTAGCCGGTCTGCGGGAGCGGGTCGGCGCGCTGGTGGAGCAGCGGAGTGCCGACGACCCCACCGCCGGTGATCCGCTGCGCGGCCTGTACCTGTCCGAGGAGGCCGTACGGCATCTGCTGCACGCCGCCCCGGCCGCGCCCTCCGTCGACTCGGCCGACTCGGCCGACTCGACGGGCTCGACGGGCTCGACGGGCTCGACGGACGGCGCGGCGGTCGCGCTCGGACCCGGTGACCGCCTGGCCGCGCTGGCCGCCCGGACGGATCTGACCGAGCTGGACATTGCCATCCTGCTGGTCGCCCTCGCCCCGGACCTCGACCGCACCTTCGAACCGCTCTACGGCTACCTCAACGACGACGTCAGCCGGCGCCGCGCCACCACCGGACTCGCCCTCGACCTGTGCGCGACGCCCGTACACCTGGCCGCGGCCCGCGCCCGCTTCCACCCTTCGGCGCCCCTGCGCGCGCTCGGCCTGCTGGACGTGGAGGAGCCGGAACGCCCCTTCCTGTCCCGCTCCTTGCGGGTGCCCGACCGGCTGATCGCCCATCTGCTCGGCGACGACACCCCGGACCCCGCGCTGCACGCCCACCTGAGCCCGATGGCCGAACCCCTGCCCGTCGACGACGACTTCGTGCACCGGCTGGCCGCCCGCCTGCGCATCGGTCCGCTCACCGCCTACCTCCGTGAACACCGCGAGGGCGACGGACTCGCCGCGATCGGCGCTGCCCTGCGCGCCGCCGGTCTGGACGCCCTGCACTTCTCGGGGCCCGAGGACCTGGTCCCCGACCTGCTGCGCGAGGCCCGGCTCGGCGGCGGCGCCGTCGTACTGTCCGGCCTGCCGGACCGGCCGGGCCCGCTGGTGCGGGCGTTGGCGGCGGCGACGGACGTCACCGTGCTGCTGACCGACCCGCACCCCTACGACCCGCAGTGGAGCGGGCGCGACCCGCTGGTCCTCGAGGCACCCCGGCGCGGTGCCGGCGGTACGACCGCCTGGTCGGCGGCGCTCGGGCCGGACACCACGGGATTCGACCTGGCCGCCACCGTCGCCCCGTACCGCCTCGGCGGCGACCGGGTGGCCCGGGCCGCGCGGTCCGCCCGTGCCCTCGCCGCCTTCGAGGGCACCCCTCTCACCGCCGCCCACGTACGGCTGGCCGCCCGCCAGCAGTCGGCGTCCGGACTGGAGCGGCACGCCCGCCGGATCCGGCCCGAGGTCGGCTGGGAGGACCTGGTGCTGCCCGACCGGCCGCTGACCCAGCTGCGTGAACTCGCCCTGCGCGCCCGCCACCGCGACCGCGTCCTGGGCGACTGGCGGCTGAGCGCGGGCGGCGGCCGGGGCCGGGGTGTGCTCGGGTTGTTCGCGGGCGAGTCCGGCACCGGCAAGACCCTGTCCGCCGAGGTCGTCGCCGCCGAACTCGGGCTCGATCTCTACGTGGTGCAGCTCTCCTCCGTCGTCGACAAGTACGTCGGCGAGACCGAGAAGAACCTGGAACGCATCTTCACCGAGGCCGACCGCACCGACGCCGTGCTCCTCTTCGACGAGGCCGACGCCGTGTTCGGGAAGCGGTCGGAGGTGAAGGACGCGCACGACAAGTACGCCAACATGGAGAGCGCCTACCTGCTCCAGCGCCTGGAGTCCTTCGACGGCATCGCGCTGCTCACCACCAACCTGCGCGCCAACATCGACGAGGCGTTCACCCGCCGTCTGGACCTGGTGGTCGACTTCCCGTTCCCGGACCCCGAGCAGCGCCTGGCCCTGTGGCGGCACGGACTCGCGCACGTCCCGTGTGCCGCCGGCATCGACACGGCCCCGCTGGCCAAGGACTTCGAACTGGCCGGAGGCTCGATCCGCAGCGCGGTCGTCACCGCCGCCTATCTCGCCGCCGGCCGGGACGAACCGGTCGGCGCGGACGACCTGCTGGAGGGGGCCCGCCGCGAGTACCGCAAGGCGGGCCGGCTGGTGCCCGGAGAGGCCAACTGGTAG
- a CDS encoding DUF4255 domain-containing protein: MIHEVDEVLKSLLGGGALTGSGIEVSFEAPTRDWAARRNAPVVNAYLYDIREDVARRQRGQMSVRDERDVVVRRRQPPRWFRLSYLVTAWTKTPQDEHRLLSAVLATMLPRELLAADELPGSLGALGLAVPVTVAGSQTESRSLAEIWSALGGELKPSLDLVVTAPFPAFPEYDAGPPVTEGAAVRVRGLDDDPPESAERAHRPHQVAAARAARAEAAARRPDPR, encoded by the coding sequence GTGATCCACGAGGTGGACGAGGTCCTCAAGAGCCTGCTCGGCGGCGGTGCGCTCACGGGTTCCGGTATCGAGGTCTCCTTCGAGGCCCCGACCCGGGACTGGGCGGCCCGGCGCAACGCGCCTGTCGTCAACGCCTACTTGTACGACATCCGTGAGGACGTGGCCCGGCGCCAGCGCGGCCAGATGTCCGTGCGCGACGAGCGGGACGTGGTGGTCCGGCGGCGCCAACCGCCGCGCTGGTTCCGGCTGTCGTACCTGGTGACCGCCTGGACCAAGACGCCGCAGGACGAACACCGGCTCTTGTCGGCGGTGCTGGCCACGATGCTGCCGCGCGAGCTGCTGGCCGCCGACGAACTCCCCGGATCCCTGGGCGCGTTGGGCCTCGCCGTGCCGGTGACGGTGGCCGGCAGCCAGACCGAGTCCCGCTCTCTCGCCGAGATCTGGTCCGCCCTGGGCGGCGAACTCAAGCCCTCCCTGGACCTGGTGGTGACCGCGCCCTTCCCGGCGTTCCCCGAGTACGACGCCGGGCCGCCGGTCACCGAGGGCGCGGCGGTACGGGTGCGCGGCCTGGACGACGACCCGCCCGAGTCCGCCGAACGCGCCCACCGCCCCCACCAGGTGGCAGCGGCCCGAGCAGCCCGAGCCGAGGCCGCCGCCCGCCGACCGGACCCCCGATGA
- a CDS encoding response regulator transcription factor — protein MLSSPRTTHSGATGTGAAGPGRRTPVAVAASDPLSREGAVSQLRRHPEIELREETGPDTVALLIEDTLDEAALTRLRRTVRSEGARAVLVVGTIRENELLDVIECGVGAIVWRREATSYRLVQAVLAAARGDGDLPSDLLGRLISQVGTLHRGAAGGPGTPSLGLAPREVDVLRLVAEGLDTGEIASKLSYSERTVKNVMHGLTTRLHLRNRAHAVAYALREGYL, from the coding sequence TTGCTCAGCTCACCCCGGACCACACACAGCGGCGCCACGGGCACCGGTGCCGCCGGCCCCGGGCGCCGCACACCCGTGGCGGTGGCGGCTTCCGACCCGCTGTCCCGCGAGGGCGCCGTCAGCCAGTTGCGCCGGCACCCGGAGATCGAACTCCGCGAGGAGACCGGCCCCGACACCGTGGCGCTGCTGATCGAGGACACCCTCGACGAGGCGGCGCTCACCCGGCTGCGCCGGACCGTGCGCAGCGAGGGCGCCCGTGCCGTGCTCGTCGTGGGCACGATCCGGGAGAACGAACTGCTGGACGTCATCGAGTGCGGAGTCGGAGCCATCGTCTGGCGCCGCGAGGCCACCTCGTACCGGCTGGTCCAGGCGGTCCTCGCCGCTGCCCGCGGGGACGGCGACCTGCCCTCCGACCTGCTCGGCAGGCTCATCAGCCAGGTGGGGACCCTGCACCGGGGAGCGGCGGGCGGACCCGGCACCCCGTCCCTGGGCCTCGCGCCCCGCGAGGTGGACGTCCTGCGACTGGTCGCCGAGGGCCTCGACACCGGAGAGATCGCCAGCAAGCTGTCCTACTCCGAACGCACCGTCAAGAACGTCATGCACGGGCTCACCACCCGACTGCATCTGCGTAACCGGGCGCACGCCGTGGCCTATGCCCTGCGTGAAGGCTACCTCTGA
- a CDS encoding AAA family ATPase, which yields MTGTLRERGDAHALLAAEAERAHAGNGRLVLLRGATGTGRTAVLEAASVAAAARGMRVLRARCSPEDSAVPLSVVLQLLGSVPEFADLTAGDDERGSAARLWRLLRSYADQAPLLLAVDDVHLADGASRRWLVDVARRIDRLPVLLVATERSQYDIDPPVAGLAHALSPSLVRSHTLAPLTDTAAAELVRAAFPSASARWTADCLSAGAGSPLLLRALLDDLGALPQETLSSTLPDTCAALYPGAYPAVVQWWLDSAGPATAEVARALAALELTGPSAAGDEATGAPAGGAAGGPAEVLDAAGAVGGETLGAAAFPAPGSVDLLAETVGADPARVAGWLTAMVWLGVLRTDAGGRPRYAHPLLRDAVLAGWPVGRRQEVYLAAAEAMVRRGDPAEAVARPLLRTRAVGLPWASRVLRDAVRAALLDSRPEDAVGYLRRALGEPLDDDLRQRLLTELGSLEYAATDAPGIPRLAEALQLPARPDDRVRTAIALGTALARRGEVRAAVDVLRTLEDRLTGHPELAHTVQTASALLSDHDHTVRQEAYRWLGDVAARSPEAAGPSGQALLVRYAATAGACSAQEAMARLGTLLEQPAEALAEPFLLGTAAAVAQWADELDHAERLVERGLAVRHTPLLHPMEGALLDVRADIAAARGQYDRVLAAHAERTVPEHRTGPANADAHAVVALVETGRTDAARRLADRFDPGRAPDSWEMNRFLYARGVLRLAEEDFTGALHDFLECGRRQTSRAVVSPVVTPWRTAAAMCRLAMGLPREARVLAEEELRLARVWNTPRTLGRALRVLGLTTGGRRGLELVEEAVAVLRPAPAERELVAALLAQGRLLTATGDRTRGRDCLREAAERAERLGAPRLRARVEEALRAGGARRSAAAFTGSGSLTGSERRIAELAAGGRTNTEIADLLHVARRTVETHLTSTYRKLGIRRRGELSAALVAADG from the coding sequence ATGACCGGAACGCTGCGCGAACGCGGGGACGCACACGCGCTGTTGGCGGCCGAGGCCGAGCGTGCCCACGCCGGGAACGGCCGCCTCGTCCTGCTGCGCGGCGCCACGGGTACCGGCCGCACGGCCGTCCTGGAGGCCGCCTCGGTGGCCGCGGCGGCCCGCGGGATGCGCGTACTGCGGGCGCGCTGCTCCCCCGAGGACTCCGCCGTGCCGTTGTCCGTGGTGCTCCAGCTGCTGGGCTCGGTACCGGAGTTCGCGGACCTGACCGCGGGCGACGACGAGCGTGGCAGCGCGGCCCGGCTGTGGCGGCTGCTGCGTTCGTACGCGGACCAGGCCCCGCTGCTGCTGGCCGTCGACGACGTCCACCTCGCGGACGGCGCCTCGCGTCGCTGGCTCGTCGACGTGGCCCGCCGTATCGACCGATTACCTGTGCTGCTGGTGGCCACCGAGCGCAGTCAGTACGACATCGACCCGCCGGTTGCCGGACTCGCCCACGCGCTGTCCCCCTCCCTCGTCCGCTCGCACACCCTCGCCCCGCTCACCGACACGGCGGCGGCGGAACTCGTCCGCGCCGCCTTCCCCTCGGCCTCGGCGCGGTGGACCGCCGACTGCCTGTCCGCCGGCGCGGGCAGCCCGCTGCTGCTGCGGGCCCTGCTCGACGACCTGGGCGCCCTGCCGCAGGAGACCCTGTCATCGACCCTGCCGGACACCTGCGCCGCCCTGTATCCGGGCGCGTACCCGGCCGTCGTCCAGTGGTGGCTGGACAGCGCCGGCCCGGCGACGGCGGAGGTCGCCCGAGCCCTCGCGGCCCTCGAACTGACGGGGCCTTCGGCCGCGGGCGACGAGGCGACGGGCGCTCCGGCGGGAGGCGCGGCAGGTGGTCCGGCCGAGGTGCTCGACGCGGCCGGAGCGGTCGGCGGGGAGACGCTCGGTGCGGCCGCATTCCCCGCGCCCGGCTCCGTCGATCTCCTCGCCGAGACGGTGGGAGCCGACCCGGCTCGGGTCGCAGGGTGGCTCACCGCGATGGTGTGGCTCGGGGTGCTGCGCACCGATGCCGGCGGGCGCCCGCGGTACGCGCATCCGTTGCTGCGGGACGCGGTGCTGGCCGGGTGGCCGGTCGGGCGGCGGCAGGAGGTGTACCTGGCGGCCGCGGAGGCCATGGTGCGGCGCGGTGACCCCGCGGAGGCGGTGGCCCGGCCGCTGCTGCGGACCCGGGCCGTCGGCCTGCCCTGGGCGTCACGCGTGCTGCGGGACGCGGTGCGGGCGGCCCTGCTGGACTCGCGCCCCGAAGACGCCGTCGGCTATCTGCGCCGGGCCCTGGGGGAGCCGCTGGACGACGACCTCAGGCAGCGGCTGCTGACCGAGCTCGGCTCCCTGGAGTACGCCGCCACCGACGCCCCCGGCATCCCCCGCCTGGCCGAGGCGCTCCAGCTGCCGGCCCGCCCCGACGACCGGGTGCGCACGGCGATCGCCCTCGGCACCGCGCTGGCCCGCCGGGGCGAGGTGCGGGCGGCCGTGGACGTGCTGCGCACCCTCGAGGACCGGCTGACCGGCCACCCCGAGCTGGCCCACACCGTGCAGACGGCGTCCGCGCTGCTGTCCGACCACGACCACACGGTCCGGCAGGAGGCCTACCGGTGGCTGGGTGACGTCGCCGCACGTTCCCCGGAGGCGGCCGGCCCCTCCGGCCAGGCCCTGCTCGTGCGGTACGCGGCCACCGCCGGAGCCTGCTCGGCCCAGGAGGCGATGGCCCGGCTGGGAACGCTGCTGGAGCAGCCCGCCGAAGCACTGGCCGAGCCCTTCCTGCTGGGCACGGCCGCCGCCGTCGCCCAGTGGGCCGACGAACTCGACCACGCCGAACGGCTGGTGGAGCGCGGCCTGGCCGTGCGGCACACCCCGCTGCTGCACCCGATGGAGGGGGCCCTGCTGGACGTACGCGCCGACATCGCCGCCGCCCGCGGGCAGTACGACCGGGTCCTCGCCGCGCACGCCGAGCGGACCGTGCCGGAGCACCGTACGGGCCCGGCCAACGCCGACGCGCACGCCGTGGTCGCGCTCGTGGAGACGGGGCGTACCGACGCGGCACGGCGGCTCGCGGACCGCTTCGATCCGGGCCGGGCGCCGGACTCCTGGGAGATGAACCGCTTCCTGTACGCGCGCGGAGTGCTGCGTCTGGCCGAGGAGGACTTCACGGGCGCCCTGCACGACTTCCTGGAGTGCGGCCGGCGCCAGACGTCCCGGGCCGTGGTCAGTCCCGTCGTCACGCCGTGGCGGACGGCCGCCGCGATGTGCCGGCTCGCGATGGGCCTGCCCCGGGAGGCGCGGGTGTTGGCGGAGGAGGAACTGCGGCTGGCCCGGGTGTGGAACACCCCGCGCACGCTGGGGCGGGCCCTGCGGGTGCTGGGTCTGACGACCGGCGGCCGCCGCGGCCTGGAGCTGGTCGAGGAGGCCGTCGCCGTGCTGCGCCCCGCACCCGCCGAGCGCGAACTGGTCGCGGCGTTGCTGGCGCAGGGACGGCTGTTGACGGCCACCGGCGACCGGACGCGGGGCCGTGACTGTCTGCGCGAGGCGGCCGAGCGTGCCGAACGACTCGGCGCGCCACGGCTGCGGGCCCGCGTCGAGGAGGCCCTGCGCGCGGGCGGTGCCCGCCGCTCCGCGGCCGCGTTCACCGGCTCCGGGTCGCTCACCGGCAGCGAGCGCCGTATCGCGGAACTCGCCGCGGGCGGCCGTACGAACACCGAGATAGCGGATCTCCTGCACGTCGCCCGACGCACCGTGGAGACGCACCTGACCAGTACGTACCGCAAGCTCGGGATCCGGCGCAGGGGGGAGTTGAGTGCCGCGCTGGTGGCGGCGGACGGATAG
- a CDS encoding substrate-binding domain-containing protein gives MNASPTRSPAVRRIAVTVTAATSALVLSACGVIDGVGGSSSSAAPKKGNDITVGLLLPDKETARFEKFDYPLIKKRVAELTNNKGKVLYANAEASQSKQSGQMDTMVADKVDVILVDAVDAKAIVPAIKRAKDAAIPVIAYDRLAQGPIDAYVSHDNELVGEVQGRAIVGALGDKAASSKIVMMNGSVADPNTARFKQGALSELEGHVIIAKQYDTREWLPEVAKANMKKAIRSIGLSNIAAVYSANDGMAGAVIDALKEAGETKIPPVTGQDANLDAVQRIVSGEQFMTVYKSFLLEADNAAEMAVAKVQGRSIEFEALTPDSVDSPTQKKIPSQLVKVVALTKDNIKDTVIQDGVYTIKDICTPKFASDCAAIGLE, from the coding sequence GTGAACGCTTCCCCCACCCGTAGTCCCGCGGTCCGTCGGATCGCCGTCACCGTCACCGCCGCCACCTCGGCCCTTGTGCTCTCCGCCTGCGGTGTGATCGACGGCGTCGGCGGGAGCAGCAGCTCCGCGGCCCCCAAGAAGGGCAACGACATCACGGTGGGTCTCCTCCTGCCCGACAAGGAGACGGCACGCTTCGAGAAGTTCGACTACCCCCTCATCAAGAAGCGGGTCGCCGAGCTGACCAACAACAAGGGCAAGGTCCTCTACGCCAACGCCGAGGCGAGCCAGTCCAAGCAGAGCGGCCAGATGGACACGATGGTCGCCGACAAGGTGGACGTGATCCTGGTGGACGCGGTGGACGCGAAGGCCATCGTGCCGGCCATCAAGCGGGCCAAGGACGCCGCCATCCCCGTGATCGCGTACGACCGGCTCGCGCAGGGCCCGATCGACGCGTACGTCTCGCACGACAACGAGCTCGTCGGCGAGGTGCAGGGCCGCGCGATCGTCGGTGCCCTCGGGGACAAGGCGGCGAGCAGCAAGATCGTCATGATGAACGGCTCGGTCGCCGACCCCAACACCGCCCGCTTCAAGCAGGGCGCGCTCAGCGAGCTCGAGGGCCACGTGATCATAGCCAAGCAGTACGACACCAGGGAGTGGCTCCCCGAGGTCGCCAAGGCCAACATGAAGAAGGCGATCCGGTCCATCGGGCTCAGCAACATCGCGGCCGTCTACTCGGCCAACGACGGCATGGCGGGCGCTGTGATCGACGCGCTGAAGGAGGCCGGCGAGACCAAGATCCCGCCGGTGACCGGCCAGGACGCGAACCTGGACGCGGTGCAGCGGATCGTCTCCGGCGAGCAGTTCATGACCGTGTACAAGTCGTTCCTCCTGGAGGCGGACAACGCCGCGGAGATGGCGGTCGCCAAGGTCCAGGGCCGCTCGATCGAGTTCGAGGCGCTGACCCCCGACTCGGTCGACAGCCCGACGCAGAAGAAGATCCCGTCGCAGCTGGTGAAGGTCGTGGCGCTCACGAAGGACAACATCAAGGACACGGTGATCCAGGACGGCGTCTACACCATCAAGGACATCTGCACCCCCAAGTTCGCGTCGGACTGCGCCGCGATCGGCCTGGAGTAG
- a CDS encoding phosphoribosylanthranilate isomerase → MSDPLFVKICGLRTERDVDTAVEAGADAIGFVFSDSPRRVDAAAAARLCRRVPEHVLTVGVFRAEPLSEVRSLATEAGIRAVQLHGPEDRGYYDDLAAGGWTLIRATAFGDRVPRCGEMGEDMLLLDAPVPGSGLAWDWSGKPSAAPGEKWLLAGGLSPENVRDAVDTTRPWGVDVSSGVEQTRGVKDPVLIRAFVKAARARS, encoded by the coding sequence GTGAGCGACCCCCTGTTCGTCAAGATCTGTGGCCTGAGGACCGAGCGGGACGTCGACACGGCCGTAGAGGCGGGCGCCGACGCCATCGGGTTCGTCTTCTCGGACAGCCCGCGCCGCGTGGACGCCGCCGCGGCCGCACGGCTGTGCCGCCGGGTACCGGAGCACGTGCTGACGGTGGGCGTCTTCCGGGCCGAGCCCTTGTCCGAGGTGCGGTCCCTGGCCACCGAGGCGGGCATTCGCGCCGTCCAGCTGCACGGGCCGGAGGACCGCGGCTACTACGACGACCTCGCGGCGGGCGGGTGGACCCTGATCCGTGCGACGGCGTTCGGCGATCGGGTGCCGCGGTGCGGGGAGATGGGCGAGGACATGCTCCTCCTCGACGCTCCCGTCCCGGGCTCCGGCCTCGCCTGGGACTGGTCCGGCAAGCCCTCGGCCGCCCCGGGGGAGAAGTGGCTGCTGGCCGGCGGCCTCAGCCCGGAGAACGTCCGGGACGCCGTCGACACCACCCGTCCGTGGGGTGTCGACGTGTCCAGCGGCGTGGAGCAGACCCGGGGTGTGAAGGACCCCGTCCTGATCAGGGCGTTCGTGAAGGCTGCCAGGGCGCGGTCCTGA
- a CDS encoding helix-turn-helix domain-containing protein — protein MPADTPLTDRLDDDDYPAYTMGRAAEMLGTTPGFLRAIGEARLITPLRSEGGHRRYSRYQLRIAARARELVDNGTPIEAACRIVILEDQLEEAQRINTEYRRAAHNASGSGTG, from the coding sequence ATGCCAGCGGATACTCCGCTCACGGATCGTCTGGACGACGACGACTACCCCGCTTACACGATGGGCCGGGCCGCCGAGATGCTCGGCACCACCCCCGGTTTCCTCCGGGCCATCGGTGAGGCCCGTCTGATCACTCCGCTTCGTTCGGAGGGCGGACACCGCCGCTACTCCCGCTACCAGCTCCGGATCGCCGCGCGCGCCCGTGAACTGGTCGACAACGGCACCCCGATCGAGGCCGCCTGCCGCATCGTCATTCTCGAGGACCAGCTGGAGGAAGCCCAGCGCATCAACACCGAGTACCGCCGGGCCGCGCACAACGCGTCCGGCTCCGGTACCGGCTGA
- a CDS encoding SCO5918 family protein, translating into MRCVIARYPFDLTKDGVLESMKGVKPELVVGESVTIGRRRYPVKQVGQIITRQDRRDFTSGEVVRAMARLGFTCHEDVAAAPAPEPALSPLQAASAMLGGGTAAEAAGQAV; encoded by the coding sequence ATGCGCTGTGTCATCGCCCGGTACCCGTTCGATCTCACCAAGGACGGAGTGCTGGAATCGATGAAGGGCGTCAAGCCCGAGCTCGTCGTCGGTGAGTCCGTGACCATCGGACGCCGCCGCTACCCCGTCAAGCAGGTGGGTCAGATCATCACCCGGCAGGACCGGCGCGACTTCACCAGCGGTGAGGTCGTCCGGGCCATGGCCCGTCTCGGCTTCACCTGCCACGAGGACGTCGCGGCCGCGCCGGCCCCCGAGCCCGCGCTCAGTCCGCTCCAGGCGGCGTCGGCGATGCTCGGCGGCGGGACCGCCGCTGAGGCCGCCGGCCAGGCCGTGTAG
- a CDS encoding DEAD/DEAH box helicase produces the protein MNRVRTNDRYARKRTGAPSSSGNSGYGGGNRSGGPRRSKGQGGRPAALQGEFAPPKTITPALPAVEAFAELDMPARLLTALTHEGVSVPFPIQAATLPNSLAGRDVLGRGRTGSGKTLAFGLAMLARTAGRRAEPRQPLALVLVPTRELAQQVTDALTPYARSVGLRLATVVGGMSIGRQAGALRGGAEVVVATPGRLKDLIDRGDCRLDDVTITVLDEADQMADMGFMPQVTALLDQVREGGQRMLFSATLDRNVDLLVRRYLTDPVVHSVDPSKGAVTTMEHHVLHVHGTDKQRTTTEIAARDGRVIMFLDTKHAVDKLTKHLLSNGVRAAGLHGGKSQPQRTRTLTQFKDGHVSVLVATNVAARGIHVDNLDLVVNVDPPTDPKDYLHRGGRTARAGESGTVVTLVTPEQRRDMSRLMASAGVTPMITQVRSGEEELTRITGAQAPSGVPVVISVPAQATERSRRSTRSSSRGRRRAPGSGSTGEAGRRGGSTGDGGRRGGSTGENGYRGGSTGEGGRRGGSTGEAGRRATTPRRRSSFDSAA, from the coding sequence ATGAACCGCGTACGAACGAATGACCGATACGCCCGCAAGCGCACCGGGGCGCCTTCGAGCTCCGGGAACTCCGGCTACGGCGGCGGCAACCGCTCCGGCGGTCCGCGCCGCTCCAAGGGCCAGGGCGGCCGACCGGCAGCCCTCCAGGGTGAGTTCGCCCCGCCGAAGACGATCACGCCCGCCCTGCCCGCCGTCGAGGCGTTCGCCGAACTCGACATGCCGGCCCGGCTGTTGACCGCGCTCACCCACGAGGGTGTGAGCGTGCCGTTCCCGATCCAGGCGGCGACCCTGCCGAACTCCCTCGCCGGACGTGACGTGCTCGGCCGTGGCCGCACCGGCTCGGGCAAGACCCTCGCCTTCGGCCTGGCGATGCTCGCCCGTACGGCGGGCCGACGGGCCGAGCCGCGACAGCCGCTCGCCCTGGTCCTGGTCCCCACCCGCGAGCTGGCCCAGCAGGTCACCGACGCGCTCACTCCGTACGCCCGCTCCGTGGGCCTGCGACTGGCCACCGTGGTCGGCGGGATGTCGATCGGCAGGCAGGCCGGGGCGCTGCGGGGCGGTGCCGAGGTCGTCGTGGCGACGCCGGGACGGCTGAAGGACCTCATCGACCGCGGCGACTGCCGCCTGGACGACGTCACCATCACGGTTCTCGACGAGGCCGACCAGATGGCCGACATGGGCTTCATGCCCCAGGTCACCGCGCTGCTCGACCAGGTGCGCGAGGGGGGCCAGCGGATGCTGTTCTCGGCCACCCTCGACCGCAACGTGGACCTGCTGGTCCGGCGCTACCTGACCGACCCGGTGGTGCACTCCGTCGACCCGTCCAAGGGCGCGGTCACCACGATGGAGCACCACGTGCTCCATGTGCACGGCACGGACAAGCAGCGGACGACCACCGAGATCGCCGCACGCGACGGCCGGGTGATCATGTTCCTGGACACCAAGCACGCGGTGGACAAGCTGACCAAGCACCTCCTGAGCAATGGTGTCCGCGCCGCGGGCCTGCACGGGGGCAAGTCGCAGCCGCAGCGCACCCGGACCCTGACGCAGTTCAAGGACGGGCATGTGAGCGTGCTGGTGGCGACCAATGTCGCGGCCCGCGGCATCCACGTCGACAACCTCGACCTGGTCGTCAACGTGGATCCGCCCACCGACCCCAAGGACTACCTGCACCGCGGCGGCCGTACCGCCCGGGCCGGCGAGTCCGGCACCGTCGTCACGCTGGTGACCCCCGAGCAGCGCCGCGACATGAGCCGGCTGATGGCGTCCGCGGGCGTCACCCCGATGATCACCCAGGTCCGCTCGGGCGAGGAGGAGTTGACCCGCATCACGGGCGCTCAGGCCCCGTCCGGTGTCCCGGTCGTCATCTCGGTGCCCGCGCAGGCGACCGAACGCTCGCGCCGCAGCACGCGCTCCTCGTCCCGGGGCCGCCGACGCGCTCCGGGCAGCGGCTCCACCGGCGAGGCCGGACGTCGTGGCGGCTCCACCGGCGACGGCGGACGTCGTGGCGGCTCCACCGGCGAGAACGGGTACCGTGGCGGTTCCACCGGTGAGGGCGGCCGCCGAGGCGGCTCCACCGGCGAGGCCGGGCGGCGCGCCACGACCCCGCGGCGACGGTCCAGCTTCGACTCGGCCGCCTGA
- a CDS encoding cold-shock protein, producing MATGTVKWFNAEKGFGFIEQDGGGADVFAHYSNISASGFRELLEGQKVSFDIAQGQKGPTAENIVPA from the coding sequence ATGGCTACCGGCACCGTGAAGTGGTTCAACGCAGAAAAGGGCTTCGGCTTCATCGAGCAGGACGGCGGCGGCGCCGACGTCTTCGCCCACTACTCGAACATCTCCGCCTCTGGCTTCCGCGAGCTGCTGGAAGGCCAGAAGGTGAGCTTCGACATCGCTCAGGGCCAGAAGGGCCCGACGGCCGAGAACATCGTTCCCGCCTGA